The Bifidobacterium actinocoloniiforme DSM 22766 genomic sequence GTTCAGGCTCGCATGCCATGAGACGCTACTGTCTGGACTCGCGCCTTACCCGGGCCTGTCTGGCATGACGAAGCCCTCCGCTTGGAGGGCTTCGATTAGGTAATGCTAGCGGCGGGATTGGGCCGCGTAAAGGCGTAATGGGCCGGCTGCTATAAGCAGGAGGATGGTCATCGAAGCCAAAGCTTGGACATTGCTGCCGGTCGCCGCCAAGCGACCTGTGACCTGGGGGGCGGACGATGAGGAGGATGCGTTCGCGGCAGCAGGGGGAGCGTCTCTGACCTGCACCTTCGGCCGGATCGTCACACGGTAGGGGTCCGAGCTAACGCCCGTATGGTCAGGTAGTTGCACGACGACTGGATCGCCTGAGGCAATCTTGCCTGTTGGGCCCGAGACAACCTGCACCAGCCAATACGTGCTGTACCTATCTAAGTTGAAGGCTGCCGGAGAACCACCGTTCACCTTGTTCTGCGACCGGTCGTAAGTGGCCCCTTGCAGCCATACGCCGTTAGAGGCCGAGGAACCGACGGTGATTTGGCCCTGGCCATCGGTGGTGCCGAGGTAAATGGTGCTTTTGCCGCCCGTCTTATCCACGGTATCAGAGAACTTCTCCATCACCTTATCGGTGACGGCCTTGTTCGCAGCTGTACCTTGACCGTTGGATGTTTGATCATCAACGATGCGCTGCATGACGGAATAGTCCAGTTTTGTGGCGCTGAATATGTAGCCTGCGCCGACCGGCTTTGCTCCAGCTGGCAGTAGTTGATTGATGTTGCGGGGATCTCCAATGCCAGTGCCCGTGCCGTTCTCTGCCACTTGGAGGGTCAATGCAGCGTCACTGTGAGGCTGGCCGCTATCAGCCCTGGCCTGCGTAGGGGCAACCCCTATCGCAATAGCTATCAACAGCAGGAAGGACAATAGCCCTACCCCAACTGCCGACGATAATCTCTTCAGCCTCATGTTGAATACTCCCCGTCAAAAGCTATTCATCGGTTCCGGATTCTTACTCAAGTGTCTCTTCTCTTACACCGGAAGCCGTTTGGTAACCCACCGCTCTCTCCTTCAGTGGGTCCCAAGCCCCCTGCCCTAATAGGCAGAAGCCTCGGGAAGCGGACCCTCGCGAGTCCAAAAGCCATACTGTCGAGGTGGGGCTCCGCCCGCCCGTCAAGGCGGACGGAGCCCCACTGCATGATCACTGCTGGTTACAAGGCAGTGATTGAATCTGATTCAATGAATCAGATGTGACGACCAACAGAGGCGTTCTTGCGGTTGCGGGCAACCAGCACACCACCCATGATGGCCAGGCCGATAATCAGGAGCAGGATGATGCCCTTGCCACCGGTCAGAGGCAGGCTGATGGGCGCACCGGACTCACCACTCTTCCAGTTCATCATACCCTTGGTGATCTGGTCACCGTTAGCATCCTTAATGTTAGGGCTAATGGAGACATTGTGAGCAGCAGGGTCATATGAGCCGAAGTTCAGCTTGGACATGTTAGGGTGCAGACCACTGGGGAACGCAGCGATAGCATCCGAGACACTGGCCTTGGACACGACATCACCAAAGTCGACGATGTTGAACTTTGTAGAAGCCTGCTGATAGTTCGCCGGGGCCGCGATCTCAACGAGTTTGAACTGGCCCTGGTCGCTAGAAACACCCACCGGCAGCTTGATGCCAGTGAATGTGACGACACCCTGGTTGTTCGAAGTAGCGGTAATCATCGGGTTAGCCGATTGTCCATCCGCACCAAAAGTACCGTCTTGCAGCAGGAAAGTACCCGTATCATCGTTCTTCTGCAGAGCGAACTTGGCTCCAGCAAGACCGGTGCCATCCGTCTTCACCTTTGCAAACTGGAAACCGGCGGAAGGCATGGACGCGTCAGCTTGACTGCCAGGGTTCTGCCTACTGTCGTTGTAGGTATCGGTAGCGACAGAGTTGGACAGACGGCCGGCCAGGGAACCATCGCCAGCACCGTTCGGAGTCACCGTGGACCTGATGGTAATCACAAAGCGAGGGTCGTTCACGGTACCGGTCACACCGCTAAGCGAAGAATTCGAGGCCTTCTTGAAGTGGAATACGAGGTACTGCGAGGAACCGTCATCCGTGAACATCTCGTCCGTGCTATTAATACGGGTGGGAGGAGTCGACAGCTTTTCCATCGTGTAATCGCTATCACTCATCAAGCCTCGGGTATGGTCGCTCGTACCATCGTTATAAGTGAACACTACAGAAACGTTGCTAGCAGTGTCAGTGTCAACGCTCAAGGCGCTGGAAACACGATCAACAACCCTCAGGTACTCGCCGGTGTTTCCAGCAGATTGGATGTAATTCCAGTAGATGTTGTTATCGTTGTTGACCGGGCTAGCTGTACTGATGTTGTTGTTAATCTGCCAAGTGACCGTATTACCGGCAACAGCGGCTTCGCTCCCAGGAACGTAATCAGAGCCATTGACCTTGGTAATCGACTTCGAAACCTGCTGGGTGTTAACGTTCTTCGGGAAGATGTG encodes the following:
- a CDS encoding SpaA isopeptide-forming pilin-related protein, whose protein sequence is MRIQNDKTGSRSLAARLLGLLVAVLTTAAAFLVAAPGAHAADPDTISADDEFSTSVDPAAGEHDKVTLTKYLANAAGNAATGSSLDAKPGTAVGVGVVFKLREIVATGSHNPSDMNPNGGANKNYNYVDGKTWAGVTDANGKIANLASGNPAVGIWMKAPATDPVDAASWKAWAQGQGSAPATSADVLPLEATGTHYYELSEVAHPVSLNHYTPAETTVFSLPYMTTGKYTVNGTQQTMTGYIHHLHIFPKNVNTQQVSKSITKVNGSDYVPGSEAAVAGNTVTWQINNNISTASPVNNDNNIYWNYIQSAGNTGEYLRVVDRVSSALSVDTDTASNVSVVFTYNDGTSDHTRGLMSDSDYTMEKLSTPPTRINSTDEMFTDDGSSQYLVFHFKKASNSSLSGVTGTVNDPRFVITIRSTVTPNGAGDGSLAGRLSNSVATDTYNDSRQNPGSQADASMPSAGFQFAKVKTDGTGLAGAKFALQKNDDTGTFLLQDGTFGADGQSANPMITATSNNQGVVTFTGIKLPVGVSSDQGQFKLVEIAAPANYQQASTKFNIVDFGDVVSKASVSDAIAAFPSGLHPNMSKLNFGSYDPAAHNVSISPNIKDANGDQITKGMMNWKSGESGAPISLPLTGGKGIILLLIIGLAIMGGVLVARNRKNASVGRHI